The proteins below come from a single Papaver somniferum cultivar HN1 chromosome 11, ASM357369v1, whole genome shotgun sequence genomic window:
- the LOC113321499 gene encoding DNL-type zinc finger protein-like, whose protein sequence is MVTMAASALFNGNFTLSSSSASSYSLDNNTFKSRNYSFFINPSNVSAPLTLSRRRNTISSCMETPVDASIDLKLPRRSLSLQFTCNQCGEKTKRLVNRLAYERGTVFVQCGGCLKHHKLVDNLGLIVEYDFRKDDEMDLISDQEM, encoded by the coding sequence ATGGTAACTATGGCTGCATCGGCACTATTCAATGGAAATTTCACCCTCTCTTCATCTTCGGCGTCATCTTATTCTCTCGATAACAATACATTCAAATCTCGTAACTACAGCTTTTTCATCAACCCATCAAATGTTTCAGCTCCCCTTACACTTTCCAGGAGAAGAAATACTATTTCCTCTTGTATGGAGACTCCCGTGGATGCTTCTATTGATTTAAAGCTTCCTAGGAGAAGCTTGAGTCTACAATTTACTTGCAATCAATGTGGTGAAAAAACAAAAAGGCTTGTTAATCGATTAGCTTATGAACGAGGAACTGTTTTTGTTCAGTGTGGAGGGTGCCTCAAACATCATAAGTTAGTTGATAATCTGGGACTCATCGTTGAGTATGACTTCCGAAAGGATGATGAAATGGACTTGATTTCTGATCAAGAGATGTAA